The Helicobacter sp. 11S03491-1 genomic sequence TTCTAAATAAAGTAAGGTTTATAAAATAATTTAAAATAGAAAATCCATACACAAGGAGTCTTGAATGATTCACTATCAAAAAAATCCAAAATCCAAACCAATTCAATTCTTCATTCTAAGCACATTGATAACTTCTTCTCTATCAAATGCAGTTGCAGTTCCAATGATAGTAGAAGACCCAATAGCAAATGCTACTGCCGCAACCACGGCTTCAAGAATGCTCGATTCGATAAACAAAGCCACGCAGGCACTAGAAAAATATGACAAAATGATTAAGAAAGCACAAGAAAGCATCGATAAAATCAATGCGGTAAATGATTCTATTAATGAAGTAAGTAATCTTATTGAAACCTCTACAATGGGAATTGCTAATCCTATGGATATTATAAATCAAATAAACGATATGCCCGATAGAGTAAAAAGAAACGCCGATAAACTTGTAAAAACTATTAAAGACTTCAATATTAGAGACCACTGGCAATGGAAGAAAATAGAAGCTGTTTGTCCTCAATTAGAAATAGATAAAATTGCCCCTGATGATAAAACACTTACTTATTCTAATGTTGGAAAAGAATCTGAAGCTCTCAAGACTTTTAAAGCTTTAGGAAAAGCTCTTAATAGCAATATCATTTCAAATTCGCTCTCTCTGGCAGGAGAATTAAAAGGCAGGGCGATGGCGCTTGAAGCTTGTATGCTATTTACAAAAGCTCAACAACAACAAAAAGAACATGAATTTGAAATGCAATTAAAAGAATGTATATTAAAAAGAGATAAAGAATGTTATAAAAAAACAAAAAGAGAATGGGTTCAATCAGAAATTGATTATAGAAAAAATACAAGATTTTTAAAAGCACAACAAACCGATCCTCTTATCAATCGCTCCAAACAAATGCTGGAAGCATTAGGAACTCTGGACAAGAGTTTTAATGACAAAGAGAAAAAAAGGGAATATTGCAAACTCAGCAAAAAAGAAAATGGAGAAGAGTTTTGCTATCCTTTATTTTATGATACAAAAAGATTGAATGATAACTTTAACGATCTTCAAGAAGAACTTTTGAAAAAACTCCGACAAGCAGGAAGTGATAAGAAAAAACAAGCTCAAGCTTATGCTGATGTCAAAATAAAAACAGATATGCTCTTGCTTGAATACACCAAAGATATCGCCAACAATCTCTCTTTTATGAATGAAACAATTTCTTTGATAGGCAATCTGGTTTCAAGAGATTATAAACACAAATATGGTAATGATGACTATTTTAGTTTTAAAGAACAAATTGAAAAAAAGGTTAATGAGATCAATCAAAATTTTCAAAGTCAAACAATGAATTATAAAAGTTTTAAAGATTATAATGCCAATCTGGATAAATATGGATTCCCTATTATTTCTTTTACATCTTCTAAAAAAATTTAATTTTTTAGATCAACTTAAAAAGAAAATTTATTGTTGATTGTAAATTAGAAAACTTCTTTTGTGTCTTTAGCCTCTTATAAACTATCAAGTCATCATAATGTCTTTAATATTCATTGCTATTTATATAAGGGAGAAAAAGCCTATTAAATAGCCTTATTCATGGGTTTTCAGTCCTTTGTTGGTGATAAAATATTGCTATCAAAACAAAGAGAGGTTATTACCATGAGATTAGATAGAGAAAAAGTTTATAGAATTCTTGAATCAAAGTTAAAACAAGCTAATTATCGTTGGTATAACGAGGGGTTTTTATCTCCTGAAATTACCAATGAATATTTAGCTTTTCAAATTTTTGACACCCAAGCTGATTATACCCGACTACACAGAGGCAGATCCCTTGAGAAGTTGCTTGAGAGTATTTTTGCTGATAATAGGCTTGATGGACTCAATGATATGGTTTTTGTGGGTGGTTTGATTTATTATAAGAATGAAGAAATAGCTCAAGAAATCAAAAAGAGAATAGATACTTTCTCAAAATTCCATCAATAAAATCAGGAGATAAAAATGTTAAAAATTAAAATTAAGAATAAAAATCTATATTTAACCTTCAGTCCCTCTCTCATTGAAGGAGGGGTAATGGTGAATGTCTATGAAAAGAAGAAGCTTTTATTTGATATGGGATTTCCTGGCGCTCCTGATATAGAAGAATTAAAACAAGAATTAAAGATTGCTTTATTCTGCCCACAAAGCTTTGAAGCACAAAAGTTAAAAGAGAATAAAAAAGCTTTTAATCAAGACTTTTATCTCTTGGGTGATTTATTCAATCCCAGCTTATTTGGTTGGGCAATGATTAAAAAGAATTAAATCAGAAGGAGTAACTTATGCTACAATATAGCACAAACATGAAAGGAGAAACGATGCCTTATGCAATGGGTTTGACTAGAGAAGCATATAATATTATTTATGAAACTTTTCCTGACAAAAATCAAGCTGATGGTGTTGCCTCTGTTTTTGAAAAAGTTTTATTGCAATTAGATGTCAATAGTCGGGTTGTCTTTGATGAGAGACTTGAAACAATTATTTTAAGTGTCAAAGAAAAACTGGGCGCAGAATTTGCAACCAAGTCAGATTTAGAAGCGCTTAAAGCCGTCTTAGAAAAGCAAATTGCCGAACTCAGAACCGAACTCAAGCAAGATACTACAGAACTCAAAGTTGAACTCAAAACTGAGATTGCAGAACTTAGAACTGAGATTGCCGTAATTGATACTAAGGTTACAAACTTGTCTCAAGATTTCAACAATAAGCTTAATTCTTTTAAATTTTCCATGATCAAGTGGGTTGTGGGAACTTTAGTTATAACACTTGGTGTTATTGCTACTTTGGCCGGCTTACTAACCAAATTGAATATCATCTGAAGGTAGGATTGATTCCCTACTAAGATGATCTGAGAAAACTACGTATTATATTAATAATGGCAAAAATTGCTAATATCAAAAATACTAAAATCAGCAGTTTTATTTACTTTTTATTTACCATTCTAACTTCATATTTCACGCACCTATTTTTCAAAAATATATATTTTTTATGAGTTTTCATAAGTAAAAAATTTAAAAATATATATTTCTTTTCTCTAAAATTTTTTCTAAGATTCTCCAACAGACCAAAATCATCTGTCTAAATAAATATTTAGGAGTAAAGAATGGAAAATGAACTTGAACTTGAAAGTCAAAAACTGACCAAAGAAGAAGTTATAGAACTTGTTAACTATGGTATTGCTATGGAAACTCAAAGCGAAGCCGCAATTGCATTTGAAACGCAATTAGAATTAGAAAAAAAAGGAGAATAATATGCCAACAGAAAACGAAATCAATCAAACTTATACCTCTAAAATTGAAACCCCAAAGAAAAAATGGGAAGATTATACAATTCAAGAGAAAAAAGAAAGTTTTTTAAAACATATTCTCAAAGAAGTAGCTCAATCTATCAAGGGAAAATATGCGCCATTTACACAACCTGTAGAGAAATTTCAAAGGGCTTACAATCCCTATAATGGGCTACCTTTTACCACTTTGAATTCTCTAATTCTAGATATCAAGCAAAAACAACATAATTACAAAGAAAATGCTTGGATCAG encodes the following:
- a CDS encoding coiled-coil domain-containing protein is translated as MLQYSTNMKGETMPYAMGLTREAYNIIYETFPDKNQADGVASVFEKVLLQLDVNSRVVFDERLETIILSVKEKLGAEFATKSDLEALKAVLEKQIAELRTELKQDTTELKVELKTEIAELRTEIAVIDTKVTNLSQDFNNKLNSFKFSMIKWVVGTLVITLGVIATLAGLLTKLNII